The proteins below come from a single Pleuronectes platessa chromosome 3, fPlePla1.1, whole genome shotgun sequence genomic window:
- the LOC128432777 gene encoding uncharacterized protein LOC128432777 has translation MMMEVVYVAVAALSLLSVGQSAPVMSCETLIQPLVIPGRDQLLGKWVFVAESTTIPGSRLLTNLLADSAWSKMTAANEIDAMDLYQVQKIIGRCYSLKTELTLHNSTLTMEHPYPAAVILLSTGCSDCLVLYSRITLGSAFSGLQLLSRRRGVSVAEKQEFLKQVECLNLPAPAFLDPEKGLCPDDSLSLESETTDMMSAVNDMTSKWSSMLANITSAGGLDTLIKLFSK, from the exons ATGATGATGGAGGTCGTTTATGTTGCTGTGGCTGCGCTCAGTCTTCTGTCTGTGGGACAGTCGGCTCCTGTGATGAGCTGTGAGACTCTAATCCAACCTCTTGTGATCCCGGGCAGAGACCAG CTGCTGGGGAAATGGGTATTTGTAGCAGAAAGCACAACCATTCCAGGGTCCAGGTTGCTGACCAATCTTCTTGCTGACAGCGCATGGAGCAAAATGACGGCTGCCAACGAGATTGATGCCATGGATCTTTATCAAGTTCAAAAAAT CATTGGCCGATGCTACTCTCTAAAAACTGAGCTGACCTTGCATAACAGCACTCTGACTATGG AGCATCCTTACCCTGCTGCtgtcatcctgctgagcacTGGCTGTTCCGACTGCCTTGTTTTATACTCAAGAATCACCCTTGGAAGCGCATTCAGCGGCCTGCAGCTCCTGA GCAGGAGAAGGGGAGTGTCTGTTGCTGAGAAGCAGGAGTTTCTCAAGCAGGTAGAGTGTCTGAATTTACCAGCACCTGCTTTCCTGGACCCAGAGAAAG GTTTGTGTCCAGATGATTCTCTCTCCCTAGAAAGCGAGACCACTGATATGATGAGTGCCGTCAATGACATGACGTCTAAGTGGTCTAGCATGCTTGCCAACATTACAAGCGCGGGTGGATTGGACACCCTGATCAAACTGTTCTCCAAGTGA